From a region of the Lactuca sativa cultivar Salinas chromosome 4, Lsat_Salinas_v11, whole genome shotgun sequence genome:
- the LOC111897131 gene encoding transcription factor ILR3-like isoform X1: MVAPEDDDNSNCFFDFSLIEQIPVPGGELPPLESDFHWSSNPFPGPSNLSSAGFLDSSGKPNYSNELGSRKRANPGLCSSTDTKACREKRRRDKLNERFQELNEILDPGRPPKTDKTVILGDAIRRVNQLRDEALKLKESAQELQSKINELKAEKNELRDEKQKLKAEKERLEQQVKAFGRSPAPAAATAAFFPPPPHAAMPIPFPANHMVDGKFMPIMGYHGVPMWPFAPTAAVDTSEDHVHRSPLA, from the exons ATGGTCGCCCCAGAAGACGATGATAATTCGAATTGTTTCTTCGATTTCAGCTTGATTGAACAGATTCCAGTCCCCGGAGGCGAACTTCCACCTCTCGAATCGGATTTTCACTGGTCGTCTAATCCGTTTCCCGGTCCGTCCAATCTCAG CAGTGCAGGGTTTTTAGACTCATCTGGAAAACcaaattatagcaatgaacttggGTCAAGAAAAAG GGCGAATCCTGGATTATGTTCTTCTACTGATACAAAAGCATGCAGAGAAAAAAGGAGGAGAGATAAGCTGAATGAAAG GTTCCAAGAGCTAAATGAAATACTTGACCCCGGAAGGCCACCTAAGACGGATAAAACCGTAATTTTGGGTGATGCGATTCGAAGGGTGAATCAATTGAGAGATGAAGCATTGAAGCTTAAAGAGTCTGCTCAAGAATTACAGTCAAAAATCAATGAATTAAAG GCTGAGAAGAATGAGCTAAGAGATGAGAAGCAGAAACTGAAGGCAGAAAAGGAGAGATTAGAACAGCAAGTGAAAGCTTTTGGTAGATCTCCGGCACCGGCGGCGGCAACGGCGGCTTTCTTCCCACCACCGCCACATGCCGCCATGCCAATACCTTTTCCGGCGAACCACATGGTGGATGGGAAGTTTATGCCGATCATGGGATACCATGGAGTTCCAATGTGGCCTTTTGCTCCTACTGCTGCTGTTGATACCTCAGAGGATCATGTTCATCGTTCACCTCTTGCTtaa
- the LOC111897131 gene encoding transcription factor ILR3-like isoform X2 yields MVAPEDDDNSNCFFDFSLIEQIPVPGGELPPLESDFHWSSNPFPGPSNLSAGFLDSSGKPNYSNELGSRKRANPGLCSSTDTKACREKRRRDKLNERFQELNEILDPGRPPKTDKTVILGDAIRRVNQLRDEALKLKESAQELQSKINELKAEKNELRDEKQKLKAEKERLEQQVKAFGRSPAPAAATAAFFPPPPHAAMPIPFPANHMVDGKFMPIMGYHGVPMWPFAPTAAVDTSEDHVHRSPLA; encoded by the exons ATGGTCGCCCCAGAAGACGATGATAATTCGAATTGTTTCTTCGATTTCAGCTTGATTGAACAGATTCCAGTCCCCGGAGGCGAACTTCCACCTCTCGAATCGGATTTTCACTGGTCGTCTAATCCGTTTCCCGGTCCGTCCAATCTCAG TGCAGGGTTTTTAGACTCATCTGGAAAACcaaattatagcaatgaacttggGTCAAGAAAAAG GGCGAATCCTGGATTATGTTCTTCTACTGATACAAAAGCATGCAGAGAAAAAAGGAGGAGAGATAAGCTGAATGAAAG GTTCCAAGAGCTAAATGAAATACTTGACCCCGGAAGGCCACCTAAGACGGATAAAACCGTAATTTTGGGTGATGCGATTCGAAGGGTGAATCAATTGAGAGATGAAGCATTGAAGCTTAAAGAGTCTGCTCAAGAATTACAGTCAAAAATCAATGAATTAAAG GCTGAGAAGAATGAGCTAAGAGATGAGAAGCAGAAACTGAAGGCAGAAAAGGAGAGATTAGAACAGCAAGTGAAAGCTTTTGGTAGATCTCCGGCACCGGCGGCGGCAACGGCGGCTTTCTTCCCACCACCGCCACATGCCGCCATGCCAATACCTTTTCCGGCGAACCACATGGTGGATGGGAAGTTTATGCCGATCATGGGATACCATGGAGTTCCAATGTGGCCTTTTGCTCCTACTGCTGCTGTTGATACCTCAGAGGATCATGTTCATCGTTCACCTCTTGCTtaa